The nucleotide sequence GAATTACCCAACGGCTCGGTTGCAACAAAAAATCGCCAATCAAGTGGGCCAGTAAAAGTTTAGTGAACAGAACCATCTAACTTAATTCTTTTAAAGTTTTTGAATAATACGCAAGTAATTCCTGTACCAAATCCAGACGAGCCCGTTTTTGACGTTGGCTTACCGCCGACTGCTGAATATTGAGCCTTTCGGCAATTTCGCGTTGCGAAGCATCAGGATAATCTAAAGCCAACACAATAATCTCTGCCGATACAGGACTCCAGTCATCCATAAAGTGCAGCGCCAACTTTAACATGAGATTTAAGGTCTCATCAATAAAACCGTTTCCGGTAGCAATGGTCAAATTAAGCTTCTCTTCCTTAAGGGACTCAAAAGTTCTACCCGACCGATGATAAGCCGGACCGTTGGACTCACTCACTCCGACCCCCTTAAAGGTTTCACTGCCCAAACCAATGCCCATACGAACATCCAAGCCCTTTACCGTTTTTATCAAGGCCTTTATATGTATGGCCGCACGCAAGGCATCTTCCTTGGCTATTTTCAACTGAAACTCATCACCCCTATAGACCTCCCAATCGATGGGCGAACTACCAAGCCTAGACAGGTAAGCCTTGAGAATGCCCAACCACTCCGACGAGTTGTGGTTTTCTGAATTAATGATGTCTCCCGTAATTATTGCTACCATAACTATATAAGCTAAAACGCTAATATATTAAAATATAAGTCAAAAAGCTAATATTTTTAATTATAAGTCATATCGCTTATACATCAGAACCACCTCCGAACATTGAGACAATACTGTCTGTACTCCTTACCAAAAAGCTCTAAAAGCGCCGTTTCTTCAGGAATGATCTGAAATCGGTTCATATAGGCCACAAAACCCGCCGCCAACAAAGTATTGAATGCATTCCCCAACCAAATACCCCAAACCAGTAACACCATCAACAAAGCCAAGTACATCGGATTTCTAGAATAGGCAAAAATACCCCCCCGAACCAACCGACTTGCCTTTGAAGGCGCCGTAGGATCAATAGTAGTGCGCAGCCTGAAGAATTGAAAAAGGGCCCAAGCCGCGACTATAGCCGCAAAGAACAACAATACCCCCATCAGGTAATATCGGCCGAAAAAATCAAAATACCCGAAAGGCAAAAATGAAGCCAGTAAATACATCAAACCGGCAAAAACCAAAAAAACAACCGCGGGAGGTATCTTCAACTCCATAATAACATATTTATAGCTTTTCAAAATTACTATTTTTGCCACCACTAAAAGCATCCTACTAAAAACAATCTCAAATTTCAACCTTATATGAAACTGGTTTTCGCAACGCACAACAAGAACAAACTCGACGAGGTAAAGGCACTCGTACCCTCACATATCGAACTGGTTTCATTGACCGATATCGGCTGTTTTGACGAAATACCCGAAACTGGAAGCACCTTAGAGGAAAACGCCCAACTAAAAGCCGATTACGTTACCGAAAATTACGGCTTACCGTGCTTTGCAGACGACACCGGCCTTTTAGTAGACGCATTAAACGGTGAACCCGGGGTCTTCTCCGCAAGATATGCCGGTGAAGGCAAAAATGCCGACGACAACATGAACAAACTTTTGACCAAGTTAAAAGACCACCCTAATCGTTCTGCACACTTTAAAACAGCAATAGCCCTAAACCTAAACGAAAAAAAATACATGTTCGAGGGCATAGTGGAAGGCCATATAACCTCGCAAAAAACAGGGGGTGGCGGTTTTGGCTATGATCCTATTTTTCAACCCAAGGGATACAAAAAGACCTTTGCCGAAATTCCCTTGGAAACCAAAAACCGTATCAGCCACAGGGGCCTAGCCATTCAAAAATTATTAGATTTCCTTCGATAATCGCTATCTCGATAATTAAACGTACCTTTGCACCTTAATTTTAACGCCGCCGGTATGGCAGGTGTTGCTCCGAGTACTAAGGTTATATACGATAATCGCTCTATGCAACACACCTATTAGCGATTTAAGTATACCTTTTTTATGACAAAATTTGAAGCATTAGGGCTAAGTCAGCCCCTATTGGACGCTGTGAAGGACATGGGTTTTGAAAGCCCTTCCGAAGTACAGGAAAAAGCAATCCCAATTTTATTGGAAAGCGAAACGGACCTCGTGGCGCTTGCACAAACAGGAACCGGTAAAACGGCCGCCTTTGGTTTTCCGTTAATTCAGAAACTCGACAGCAACAGCAGAACTACCCAAGGGTTGATACTCTCCCCTACCCGCGAACTTTGTTTGCAGATTACCAACGAGATTCAGGCTTACTCCAAGTTTGTAAAAGGTTTGAACACCGTTGCAATTTATGGTGGGGCCAGCATCACCGATCAGGCCCGACAAATCAAACGTGGCGCACAGATCGTTGTGGCAACGCCCGGTAGAATGAAGGACATGATCAGCCGTGGCCTAGTCGATATTACAAAAATCGACTACTGTGTTCTCGATGAGGCCGATGAAATGCTCAACATGGGCTTTTTTGAAGACATAAAGGATATTCTTTCGAATACCCCTAAAGACAAATCTACTTGGTTGTTTTCAGCTACTATGCCCAGGGAAGTAGCTACAATCGCCAAAAAATTCATGCATAGCCCTATTGAAATTACGGTAGGAGCAAAAAATGCAGGAACCTCTAACGTACAGCACGAATATTACGTAGTTGGCGGAAGAGATAGATACCCCGCCCTTAAGCGACTTGCAGATGCCAACCCCGATATTTTCTCGGTAGTTTTCTGTAGAACGAAAAGAGACACACAACGCGTTGCCGAAAAGTTAATCGAAGACGGATACAACGCAGGAGCATTACATGGCGATTTAAGCCAGAACCAACGAGATTTGGTAATGAACTCCTTCCGTAAAAAACAAATACAAATGTTGGTCGCTACCGATGTAGCGGCTCGTGGTATTGATGTCGATGACATTACCCATGTTATCAACTACCAGCTTCCCGATGAAATCGAGACCTATACCCACCGTAGTGGCCGTACAGGTAGAGCCGGTAAATCCGGTATTTCAATGGTTATCGTAACCCGAAGTGAAATGCGGAAGATCCACGCCATAGAGAAAAAGATCCAACAAGATTTTAT is from Zobellia galactanivorans and encodes:
- a CDS encoding methyltransferase family protein, with the protein product MELKIPPAVVFLVFAGLMYLLASFLPFGYFDFFGRYYLMGVLLFFAAIVAAWALFQFFRLRTTIDPTAPSKASRLVRGGIFAYSRNPMYLALLMVLLVWGIWLGNAFNTLLAAGFVAYMNRFQIIPEETALLELFGKEYRQYCLNVRRWF
- a CDS encoding non-canonical purine NTP diphosphatase; translated protein: MKLVFATHNKNKLDEVKALVPSHIELVSLTDIGCFDEIPETGSTLEENAQLKADYVTENYGLPCFADDTGLLVDALNGEPGVFSARYAGEGKNADDNMNKLLTKLKDHPNRSAHFKTAIALNLNEKKYMFEGIVEGHITSQKTGGGGFGYDPIFQPKGYKKTFAEIPLETKNRISHRGLAIQKLLDFLR
- a CDS encoding SatD family protein, translating into MVAIITGDIINSENHNSSEWLGILKAYLSRLGSSPIDWEVYRGDEFQLKIAKEDALRAAIHIKALIKTVKGLDVRMGIGLGSETFKGVGVSESNGPAYHRSGRTFESLKEEKLNLTIATGNGFIDETLNLMLKLALHFMDDWSPVSAEIIVLALDYPDASQREIAERLNIQQSAVSQRQKRARLDLVQELLAYYSKTLKELS
- a CDS encoding DEAD/DEAH box helicase — protein: MTKFEALGLSQPLLDAVKDMGFESPSEVQEKAIPILLESETDLVALAQTGTGKTAAFGFPLIQKLDSNSRTTQGLILSPTRELCLQITNEIQAYSKFVKGLNTVAIYGGASITDQARQIKRGAQIVVATPGRMKDMISRGLVDITKIDYCVLDEADEMLNMGFFEDIKDILSNTPKDKSTWLFSATMPREVATIAKKFMHSPIEITVGAKNAGTSNVQHEYYVVGGRDRYPALKRLADANPDIFSVVFCRTKRDTQRVAEKLIEDGYNAGALHGDLSQNQRDLVMNSFRKKQIQMLVATDVAARGIDVDDITHVINYQLPDEIETYTHRSGRTGRAGKSGISMVIVTRSEMRKIHAIEKKIQQDFISKKIPTGIEICEIQLYHLANKIKETKINKDVENYLPAINDVLEGIDRDELIKKIVSVEFTRFSNYYNKTKDLNSSGSDDRGRERGERGERNTHAPSNGSVRYFINVGEKDGYDWMSLKDFLRDTLNLGKEDVYKVDTKDSFSFFNTEAEHTEQILQFFTDFKLEGRFINVEVSKNPGGSGGGRGRNDRGRKRDRDNDRGGRSRGRDRSSSKGKPSHSGKRRSSKSRSDFF